One genomic window of Tribolium castaneum strain GA2 chromosome 10, icTriCast1.1, whole genome shotgun sequence includes the following:
- the LOC659133 gene encoding pro-interleukin-16 isoform X1, producing MVLLRHSESAHTMLGAEGVTDAEIATSPNQDNRLGSAAEKPFNKDLNGSISQKWRRLRNCCASLRGISTQSSPEASRDTLLNSPSPRILVSTPHPHATSSLRLPGAKKNSVQDVLRAKLSRIHVGLRKRRALSVQEFFHSPTHEPQQPQPTFYVPSPVSPDSGSASLPTIDCDHPEEKVQTRRRARSRQRTVNSVNLTRDYGYDSESQGYDSLPYEPPPDYDLDENQATRRWSVVGSILHKNNQDNKTKNLIKLENVNIKIPKTKLKFERARSHSPNKNKYQTKPIKSEADTRNFNSKVVTSKSHYELMSAKQRPDVGQNGECERMSSDHKQDWIEELEEIEEEEESKFCTLPRGGGSTFTIRQVVFQKGPGYKALGFSIVGGRDSPKGSMGIYVKTIFPNGQAADSGTLKEGDEILAVNSKPLHGASHQEAIAVFKQIRSGQVLLHIGRRVAKKPRERVA from the exons ATGGTACTTCTGCGACACTCGGAGTCCGCACACACCATGCTCGGGGCCGAGGGTGTGACCGACGCCGAAATCGCCACTTCGCCCAACCAAGACAACCGTCTCGGCAGCGCCGCCGAAAAACCATTCAACAAAG ACCTGAACGGCAGCATCTCGCAGAAATGGAGGCGGTTACGTAACTGCTGCGCCTCCTTGCGGGGCATCAGCACCCAAAGCAGCCCCGAGGCGTCTCGGGACACCCTCCTCAATAGTCCTAGTCCGCGAATTCTAGTCAGTACTCCGCACCCGCACGCCACTTCGTCGCTGCGCCTCCCCGGGGCGAAGAAGAACAGCGTCCAGGACGTCCTGCGGGCGAAGCTGAGCCGCATCCATGTGGGGCTCCGCAAGCGCCGGGCCTTGTCCGTTCAGGAGTTCTTCCACAGCCCGACCCACGAGCCCCAGCAGCCCCAGCCCACGTTCTACGTCCCTTCGCCCGTCTCGCCCGACTCGGGCTCCGCCTCGCTCCCGACCATCGACTGCGATCACCCGGAGGAGAAGGTGCAGACGCGGCGAAGGGCGCGCTCACGCCAAAGAACAGTCAATTCGGTGAATTTAACTCGGGATTACGGCTATGATAGTGAGAGTCAAGGGTACGATTCCCTCCCGTATGAGCCGCCCCCTGACTACGACCTGGACGAAAACCAAGCAACGAGGCGCTGGTCGGTGGTTGGGAGTATTCTTCATAAGAATAACCAAGATAACAAAACGAAGAATCTAATTAAGttagaaaatgtaaatattaaaattcccAAAACGAAGCTTAAGTTTGAACGGGCGAGATCGCATTCGCCCAACAAGAATAAATACCAGACGAAGCCAATTAAAAGTGAAGCCGACACgagaaattttaattccaaaGTTGTTACCTCCAAAAGCCATTATGAACTTATGAGTGCTAAACAAAGGCCGGATGTTGGACAAAATGGTGAATGTGAACGGATGAGTAGCGACCATAAACAG GACTGGATTGAGGAGCTCGAGGAGATCGAGGAAGAGGAAGAGAGCAAGTTCTGCACGCTCCCTCGCGGAGGCGGCAGTACGTTTACGATAAGACAGGTTGTTTTCCAAAAGGGCCCCGGTTACAAGGCTTTAGGTTTTAGCATCGTCGGAGGGAGGGACTCTCCGAAAGGCAGCATGGGAATTTACGTAAAAACTATCTTTCCTAACGGTCAGGCAGCAGATAGCGGGACTTTAAAAGAAG GTGATGAAATTTTGGCTGTTAACAGTAAACCCCTCCATGGAGCTTCGCACCAGGAAGCTATCGCCGTTTTCAAGCAAATCCGTTCAGGTCAAGTGCTGCTTCACATAGGGCGGCGCGTTGCGAAAAAACCGCGCGAGAGAGTTGCTTAA
- the LOC659133 gene encoding pro-interleukin-16 isoform X2, translating into MCSKAIFNDFPDIDLNGSISQKWRRLRNCCASLRGISTQSSPEASRDTLLNSPSPRILVSTPHPHATSSLRLPGAKKNSVQDVLRAKLSRIHVGLRKRRALSVQEFFHSPTHEPQQPQPTFYVPSPVSPDSGSASLPTIDCDHPEEKVQTRRRARSRQRTVNSVNLTRDYGYDSESQGYDSLPYEPPPDYDLDENQATRRWSVVGSILHKNNQDNKTKNLIKLENVNIKIPKTKLKFERARSHSPNKNKYQTKPIKSEADTRNFNSKVVTSKSHYELMSAKQRPDVGQNGECERMSSDHKQDWIEELEEIEEEEESKFCTLPRGGGSTFTIRQVVFQKGPGYKALGFSIVGGRDSPKGSMGIYVKTIFPNGQAADSGTLKEGDEILAVNSKPLHGASHQEAIAVFKQIRSGQVLLHIGRRVAKKPRERVA; encoded by the exons ATGTGCTCCAAAGCGATTTTCAATGATTTTCCCGATATCG ACCTGAACGGCAGCATCTCGCAGAAATGGAGGCGGTTACGTAACTGCTGCGCCTCCTTGCGGGGCATCAGCACCCAAAGCAGCCCCGAGGCGTCTCGGGACACCCTCCTCAATAGTCCTAGTCCGCGAATTCTAGTCAGTACTCCGCACCCGCACGCCACTTCGTCGCTGCGCCTCCCCGGGGCGAAGAAGAACAGCGTCCAGGACGTCCTGCGGGCGAAGCTGAGCCGCATCCATGTGGGGCTCCGCAAGCGCCGGGCCTTGTCCGTTCAGGAGTTCTTCCACAGCCCGACCCACGAGCCCCAGCAGCCCCAGCCCACGTTCTACGTCCCTTCGCCCGTCTCGCCCGACTCGGGCTCCGCCTCGCTCCCGACCATCGACTGCGATCACCCGGAGGAGAAGGTGCAGACGCGGCGAAGGGCGCGCTCACGCCAAAGAACAGTCAATTCGGTGAATTTAACTCGGGATTACGGCTATGATAGTGAGAGTCAAGGGTACGATTCCCTCCCGTATGAGCCGCCCCCTGACTACGACCTGGACGAAAACCAAGCAACGAGGCGCTGGTCGGTGGTTGGGAGTATTCTTCATAAGAATAACCAAGATAACAAAACGAAGAATCTAATTAAGttagaaaatgtaaatattaaaattcccAAAACGAAGCTTAAGTTTGAACGGGCGAGATCGCATTCGCCCAACAAGAATAAATACCAGACGAAGCCAATTAAAAGTGAAGCCGACACgagaaattttaattccaaaGTTGTTACCTCCAAAAGCCATTATGAACTTATGAGTGCTAAACAAAGGCCGGATGTTGGACAAAATGGTGAATGTGAACGGATGAGTAGCGACCATAAACAG GACTGGATTGAGGAGCTCGAGGAGATCGAGGAAGAGGAAGAGAGCAAGTTCTGCACGCTCCCTCGCGGAGGCGGCAGTACGTTTACGATAAGACAGGTTGTTTTCCAAAAGGGCCCCGGTTACAAGGCTTTAGGTTTTAGCATCGTCGGAGGGAGGGACTCTCCGAAAGGCAGCATGGGAATTTACGTAAAAACTATCTTTCCTAACGGTCAGGCAGCAGATAGCGGGACTTTAAAAGAAG GTGATGAAATTTTGGCTGTTAACAGTAAACCCCTCCATGGAGCTTCGCACCAGGAAGCTATCGCCGTTTTCAAGCAAATCCGTTCAGGTCAAGTGCTGCTTCACATAGGGCGGCGCGTTGCGAAAAAACCGCGCGAGAGAGTTGCTTAA
- the LOC659133 gene encoding pro-interleukin-16 isoform X3, giving the protein MCNQLKDLNGSISQKWRRLRNCCASLRGISTQSSPEASRDTLLNSPSPRILVSTPHPHATSSLRLPGAKKNSVQDVLRAKLSRIHVGLRKRRALSVQEFFHSPTHEPQQPQPTFYVPSPVSPDSGSASLPTIDCDHPEEKVQTRRRARSRQRTVNSVNLTRDYGYDSESQGYDSLPYEPPPDYDLDENQATRRWSVVGSILHKNNQDNKTKNLIKLENVNIKIPKTKLKFERARSHSPNKNKYQTKPIKSEADTRNFNSKVVTSKSHYELMSAKQRPDVGQNGECERMSSDHKQDWIEELEEIEEEEESKFCTLPRGGGSTFTIRQVVFQKGPGYKALGFSIVGGRDSPKGSMGIYVKTIFPNGQAADSGTLKEGDEILAVNSKPLHGASHQEAIAVFKQIRSGQVLLHIGRRVAKKPRERVA; this is encoded by the exons ATGTGCAACCAACTGAAAG ACCTGAACGGCAGCATCTCGCAGAAATGGAGGCGGTTACGTAACTGCTGCGCCTCCTTGCGGGGCATCAGCACCCAAAGCAGCCCCGAGGCGTCTCGGGACACCCTCCTCAATAGTCCTAGTCCGCGAATTCTAGTCAGTACTCCGCACCCGCACGCCACTTCGTCGCTGCGCCTCCCCGGGGCGAAGAAGAACAGCGTCCAGGACGTCCTGCGGGCGAAGCTGAGCCGCATCCATGTGGGGCTCCGCAAGCGCCGGGCCTTGTCCGTTCAGGAGTTCTTCCACAGCCCGACCCACGAGCCCCAGCAGCCCCAGCCCACGTTCTACGTCCCTTCGCCCGTCTCGCCCGACTCGGGCTCCGCCTCGCTCCCGACCATCGACTGCGATCACCCGGAGGAGAAGGTGCAGACGCGGCGAAGGGCGCGCTCACGCCAAAGAACAGTCAATTCGGTGAATTTAACTCGGGATTACGGCTATGATAGTGAGAGTCAAGGGTACGATTCCCTCCCGTATGAGCCGCCCCCTGACTACGACCTGGACGAAAACCAAGCAACGAGGCGCTGGTCGGTGGTTGGGAGTATTCTTCATAAGAATAACCAAGATAACAAAACGAAGAATCTAATTAAGttagaaaatgtaaatattaaaattcccAAAACGAAGCTTAAGTTTGAACGGGCGAGATCGCATTCGCCCAACAAGAATAAATACCAGACGAAGCCAATTAAAAGTGAAGCCGACACgagaaattttaattccaaaGTTGTTACCTCCAAAAGCCATTATGAACTTATGAGTGCTAAACAAAGGCCGGATGTTGGACAAAATGGTGAATGTGAACGGATGAGTAGCGACCATAAACAG GACTGGATTGAGGAGCTCGAGGAGATCGAGGAAGAGGAAGAGAGCAAGTTCTGCACGCTCCCTCGCGGAGGCGGCAGTACGTTTACGATAAGACAGGTTGTTTTCCAAAAGGGCCCCGGTTACAAGGCTTTAGGTTTTAGCATCGTCGGAGGGAGGGACTCTCCGAAAGGCAGCATGGGAATTTACGTAAAAACTATCTTTCCTAACGGTCAGGCAGCAGATAGCGGGACTTTAAAAGAAG GTGATGAAATTTTGGCTGTTAACAGTAAACCCCTCCATGGAGCTTCGCACCAGGAAGCTATCGCCGTTTTCAAGCAAATCCGTTCAGGTCAAGTGCTGCTTCACATAGGGCGGCGCGTTGCGAAAAAACCGCGCGAGAGAGTTGCTTAA
- the LOC659052 gene encoding ethylmalonyl-CoA decarboxylase, with the protein MSLSPENNFAEIEKYLSQFASGDVILSNKYFDKGLAVIYFNNPGKKNAISGKMMVQLRQCVQKLEEWREGKAVLLCGLGGNFCSGGDLEFARASGTQKEALYMSNWMQDTLTRLQKLPMFSVCLIQGPTLGGGTEVSLFCDFIIATEDVKYSFIHGKMGIITAWGGTTRLVEKIGAKKALNLFLTSQILNAQGCVENGIADHVVPVEDCLAKAIEWIDLRLQHHHQIIRSFKNCVNKAARDTYQNSLTYEKSLFSLTWGSEMNKEALAKNIKHIKMNNGDAKM; encoded by the exons ATGTCACTATCCCCCGAAAACAACTTCGCCGAAATCGAAAAGTACTTAAGCCAGTTTGCCAGCGGCGACGTTATTCTCTCAAACAAGTACTTCGACAAAGGCCTCGCCGTGATCTACTTCAATAACCCGGGGAAAAAGAACGCAATCAGCGGGAAAATGATGGTCCAGCTGCGCCAATGCGTCCAGAAGCTGGAGGAATGGCGCGAGGGCAAGGCCGTGCTGCTCTGCGGCCTCGGGGGCAATTTCTGCTCCGGGGGCGATCTCGAATTCGCCAGAGCTTCCGGCACGCAAAAGGAAGCGCTTTACATGAGCAATTGGATGCAGGATACGCTGACGCGTCTCCAGAAGCTTCCGATGTTCAGCGTGTGCCTCATCCAGGGCCCCACGCTGGGGGGCGGCACCGAGGTGTCGCTCTTTTGCGACTTCATTATCGCAACGGAGGATGTCAAATACAGCTTCATCCACGGGAAAATGGGGATCATAACGGCGTGGGGCGGAACGACGCG GCTTGTTGAGAAAATTGGGGCCAAGAAAGCGCTTAATTTGTTCCTCACGTCGCAGATTTTAAACGCCCAGGGGTGTGTCGAGAACGGCATCGCCGATCATGTCGTTCCCGTTGAAGACTGCTTAGCTAAGGCCATCGAATGGATCGACTTAAGGCTACAGCACCACCACCAGATTATCCGCTCCTTCAAAAATTGCGTCAATAAGGCCGCCAGGGACACGTACCAGAATTCGCTAACGTACGAGAAAAGCCTCTTCTCGCTCACGTGGGGCAGCGAAATGAATAAAGAAGCCTTGGCGAAGAACATCAAGCATATTAAAATGAATAACGGAGACGCCAAAATGTAA